A stretch of Henckelia pumila isolate YLH828 chromosome 4, ASM3356847v2, whole genome shotgun sequence DNA encodes these proteins:
- the LOC140864085 gene encoding UPF0496 protein 1-like, which produces MGSQISRSSRSSRYPPPTPQMPPPPLPRAASDSNFNTSAQEELTVPDLNSYEDACREDPDLRKLDENLQIRTRRTVNSIAVELEVRSISLDSLGEVTGCLLEMNKELVEIILRNRKDIWEDPELSQLVDDYFENSLLTLDFCKSLDACLRRAGIVESIIKVALKKFEEERQSGDGSVKSYSRTLEELRNFRAAGDPFSEDFFKGFKSIQSRQVLMLKKLQTKNKKLDKKLKRLKMWRKVSNAIFIVAFASVLICSVVAAAVTAPPVVTALVAAAAIPLGSMGNWLNSFWQKHEKELMGQKELISSMQILGTFVLADLESIGKLVDRFQIKIEELSTYADFATRDTESLEIVVGEIKTKVDDFITTIRDLSERTNKCSQETRMARTVISRSIINQPGSSNQDIRLFSS; this is translated from the coding sequence ATGGGCAGCCAAATCAGCCGAAGCAGCCGCAGTAGCCGCTACCCCCCGCCGACGCCGCAGATGCCGCCGCCGCCGCTACCTCGAGCGGCGTCAGATTCCAACTTCAACACCAGCGCACAAGAGGAGCTCACCGTTCCCGATCTGAACTCATACGAAGATGCTTGCCGCGAGGATCCTGATCTCCGGAAGCTAGACGAGAACCTCCAGATTCGCACGCGCCGGACTGTCAACTCCATAGCCGTCGAGCTCGAGGTACGCTCCATTTCTCTCGACTCGCTCGGTGAAGTCACGGGATGCTTACTCGAAATGAACAAGGAGTTGGTAGAAATCATCCTCCGGAACAGGAAAGATATATGGGAAGATCCTGAATTGTCCCAGCTCGTGGATGATTACTTCGAGAATAGCCTTTTGACCTTAGATTTCTGCAAATCTCTTGATGCCTGCCTTAGACGTGCCGGGATCGTCGAGTCTATTATCAAGGTTGCCCTCAAGAAATTCGAGGAAGAACGTCAATCGGGAGACGGGTCTGTGAAGAGTTATTCAAGAACATTGGAGGAACTGAGGAATTTCAGGGCAGCTGGGGATCCGTTCAGCGAAGACTTCTTCAAGGGATTCAAGTCCATTCAATCTCGGCAGGTTTTGATGCTGAAGAAGCTGCAAACAAAGAATAAGAAACTGGATAAGAAGCTGAAGAGGTTAAAGATGTGGAGGAAGGTTTCCAATGCCATATTCATAGTGGCATTTGCTTCTGTTTTGATCTGCTCGGTGGTGGCAGCAGCAGTCACCGCGCCTCCGGTTGTGACGGCTCTGGTGGCTGCAGCAGCCATCCCTTTAGGATCAATGGGGAACTGGCTTAACTCGTTTTGGCAGAAACATGAGAAAGAGTTGATGGGGCAAAAGGAGCTTATTAGTTCAATGCAGATTCTTGGTACCTTTGTTCTTGCAGATTTGGAGAGCATAGGGAAACTGGTTGACAGGTTTCAGATTAAAATCGAGGAGTTGTCAACTTACGCAGATTTTGCGACAAGAGACACTGAATCACTGGAGATTGTGGTAGGGGAGATTAAAACGAAAGTTGATGACTTTATCACGACTATCCGTGATTTGAGTGAACGCACCAATAAATGCAGCCAAGAAACGAGGATGGCGAGGACTGTGATATCGAGGAGTATTATCAATCAGCCTGGCAGTTCAAATCAGGACATTCGTTTATTTTCCTCATAA